Genomic window (Tripterygium wilfordii isolate XIE 37 chromosome 11, ASM1340144v1, whole genome shotgun sequence):
GCCTTCCATCGACAGATGCACGTGCACTCAATGCAGGCTGCTTTTTACGTTACTCCAATTATTGGTTTGCCAGCAATGTTAAGTCCCGAGCAATTGAAGGTTAGCTTCAACCATTGCGTAGTCTTTCACATAACTAGGTACAGTTTTTGTTTACTAACTGTTCTCTGTGTTATATCTGCCAAAAACAAATAGAATGTTACAGAAGTACAGTTATGTGGCTTAATGCAATTCTTGAATTCCAGTTTGATTGTGTTCTTCTTGGTATTCATGTTTGtggaaaaaatatattcatGTGATGGTAACAAAAAACATAGTTGAGTGAGTTGTGCAATGCATCATTACTCTTGTAATGTAATGACGTTGTCAATGATTATACAAGCAATAATTTCATCTTGTTATGTCTGGATGAGTTGAAGTAAAGATCTAGATTGTTTAGAAGACTGTTAGATATATATGTAGAACATACTATTATGGATGccattctatatatatatatatattttctggtGTGTATCCTTCATCGAATTTTCTTCCCTATCTTGTTGATGTTTctacaaattttaaaatgtttctaTTCTCTATCTTGTTGATGTACCTACAAATGTTAAATGAGTTCTATCTTCTTGTTATCCTACAAATGTTACATTATGCATTACGAAATAAGATCTCGGATCCAATGGGTTGGTTTAACATTTAATCTCTGAAACACATCTGGATGCACTGATATATCTTTTCTAAATTTGGATACGGAGCCAATCCATATCGGTTCAGAATTCTTAAGGCTTAGTTTCTTAATCAGTTCACTGCATTAATCTCTTGTAGCTGCCATATTTGTGCATGCTTCATGGATCATTGGGATGGTTGCGATCTGTACATCGGCAGTAGGGGTGGGGCTCCTTGTAGGAAAATGTACTTATAAGCGAGCAAATCGCAGGAAAAAAACGAGAGGTAATGTTCAATGACTGAAAGAAAATTATCTCTCCTCTATTTCTTCAGTTATTCCTTGGGTTTTAAAGTTATAACTTGGCAGCTCAATCGTACTCTTAACATTGTTTGTTATACTGACAGGAACTGAGCCGGACTTACTAGCATTAACAAAGAGCTTGGAGATCTTGCCATTCAAGTACTCAACACTAGAGAAAGCAACTGATAATTTCAATGAAGGTCACAAGCTAGGACGTGGAGGATATGGAGAAGTATTTATGGTAGATGATCGTAAATTTCatcttatttattatttattttgtttttctgattCATATTCTTAATATATAAACAGATATGTACCTAAATGTTTCAGGGAACCTTACCAGATGGTAGAGAAATTGCAATAAAGCGTCTCTATGTTAGCGGAAAGAGTCGACTTCAGGAGGTATGCAACGAAATGGATGTTATTAGCAGAGCTCAACATAAGAACTTGGTTCGCTTCCTCGGCTGTTGCTTCACCAGTGTCGACAGCTTCCTTGTCTATGAATACCTAGCAAACAGAAGTCTCGACTTCATTTTATTTGGTAAGCTACCATTGTTAAACTAATTACATATGCTTTGATTTCTCGTCTCGATAAATATTTCAGAACtcaaaataaatattgaatTACAAATATAAGCATTGGACTGAACCATTCAAACCACCGATGATGAGTATGAAATCAGTACATCTGTGATATGAAATCTATATGATATTTAATCATctcctttattattttttttatgaataaaacTTGTACTGTTTTCTTCTCTAAGCAATCTGAAAACATTTGTGGTAACCATGGAAGAAAGATCCAGTGAAGAAGGCTGAACTAGATTGGAAGAAACGGTTTGGAATTATAACAGGAACAGCAGAAGGTCTCGAATATCTCCACAAGGATTGTCAGGTGCGAATTATTCATAGAGACATCAAAGCCAGTAACATCTTGCTAGACTTGAAACACAGACCAAAAATCTCGGATTTTGGTCTTGCTAGATTTTATACCAACGAACAATCCTTTGTCAGCATCACCAATGGCATTGCCGGCACATTGTAAGTCCTTTTGTTATTAAGTTTATGCTTTATTAGTTCCTGTCATGGCATACTGATTGTGTTGGTACATCTGTTTAAGATTACTAGGTCATGTTTTATCTCTAACAAAGTCTATTGTGCCTTTCTTGGGTTGAAGAGGGTACATGGCCCCTGAATACATTGCGAGGGGACGACTAACTGAAAAAGTAGATATCTACAGCTTTGGAATTCTTGTGCTTGAAATCGTCAGTGGTGTGCAGAACAACAGATTTCTTCAGTACGAGGAATCAATGGATACTCTAGTCACTCATGTAAATTCTCAGTCATTTAAGCAACTCTCTTTATCTCACACTTGATACATTTATCCATTTACTAAcaaacaaagtttttttttttttttgtatctttcCTTGCTATATAGGTATGGAAGCACTTTGAATCGAACACATTGTCGAATATCATCGACAAAAACTTGTCGTCTGAAGATGTCGGAGAAATTAAGAGAGTAGTTCAATTGGGGTTGTTGTGTACTCAAGAATCGCCAAGTAAACGCCCCAGCATGACAGAAGTAGTCCAAATGCTTAGACAAAGAGAGATCGCATTGCCTACACCATCCAAGCCACCTTTCATCGACGAAAACATGGAATTATCGTCTCCGTCAGGGACTGATCCACGACAATCTTCTCATGTATCTGATTTATGGCCCGAGGGGCAACAAGGATAAGATGCACCACAACGTGTATCTGATATATACCATAGATCGAAATGGGGTTGATGGGAAGAGGATTGAGACCATGAAATGAGTACTCTCCATATAAAGACCCGCttgtaaataataaatagataACACAATTGTAACTGCATAGAACCTGACATCACTAGGAAGTCACTTGTTTCGCATTCCATTTGTACA
Coding sequences:
- the LOC120008690 gene encoding putative cysteine-rich receptor-like protein kinase 43 yields the protein MCGDVHVQNVSNYFTYFADILKYMEEVIPRNKVAIKEAGVAPDKLYVLAQCMDDLTSKDCETCFNQINTLMSGCFPSTGGRVFLDGCFMRAENYSFYLEDTGPLDSKRCSSDKDIRKEFKNAVRKVISKMLRTASAGGGFAVHEESSKGVTAYGMAICWEPLDPRSCSKCLADAAANSLRCLPSTDARALNAGCFLRYSNYWFASNVKSRAIEAAIFVHASWIIGMVAICTSAVGVGLLVGKCTYKRANRRKKTRGTEPDLLALTKSLEILPFKYSTLEKATDNFNEGHKLGRGGYGEVFMGTLPDGREIAIKRLYVSGKSRLQEVCNEMDVISRAQHKNLVRFLGCCFTSVDSFLVYEYLANRSLDFILFDPVKKAELDWKKRFGIITGTAEGLEYLHKDCQVRIIHRDIKASNILLDLKHRPKISDFGLARFYTNEQSFVSITNGIAGTLGYMAPEYIARGRLTEKVDIYSFGILVLEIVSGVQNNRFLQYEESMDTLVTHVWKHFESNTLSNIIDKNLSSEDVGEIKRVVQLGLLCTQESPSKRPSMTEVVQMLRQREIALPTPSKPPFIDENMELSSPSGTDPRQSSHVSDLWPEGQQG